The following proteins are encoded in a genomic region of Bubalus kerabau isolate K-KA32 ecotype Philippines breed swamp buffalo chromosome 13, PCC_UOA_SB_1v2, whole genome shotgun sequence:
- the ANKRD60 gene encoding ankyrin repeat domain-containing protein 60: MRARRGQAAGAGRRAMRRRAAEAATPPGGTIRRDPAAAWPPTRGTDPAGPRPHSPQLWSRTRGRNHVGDPQAVNQATDVVPDVFAMRVLLEDSGEMFRVTNCRSNMTVRELKEELDLTAGIPFNLQRLQYLDQGILMDDATLKFHDVIPGGIISLCIWHYDGWTELVLAAVEGDSSKLACLGVAEDTFYRTANSGRFDDRQWKKWISQRAFVALYVASHRGHSEAVQYLLEHGANCQGRSPVGRTPLHVAAAMSRLDCISLLLNYGASINDKDAKGETPMSVARRLNRTQSERRMFLFYWLVKMGTKDPLDPVVNKAFQRVKSGFGTKDSKA, encoded by the exons ATGCGCGCAAGACGGGGTCAAGCGGCTGGGGCCGGGCGGCGGGCCATGAGGAGGAGGGCGGCGGAGGCAGCGACGCCGCCGGGGGGCACCATTCGCCGCGACCCCGCTGCGGCCTGGCCGCCCACGCGGGGGACGGACCCTGCCGGCCCGCGGCCCCACTCCCCACAGCTCTGGTCCCGCACCCGCGGCCGGAACCACGTCGGGGACCCGCAGGCCGTGAACCAGGCGACTGACGTGGTCCCGGATGTTTTCGCCATGCGAGTGCTGCTGGAAGATTCTGGGGAGATGTTCCGCGTAACAAACTGCCGCAGCAACATGACGGTGCGGGAGCTCAAAGAGGAGCTGGACCTGACAGCCGGCATTCCCTTCAACCTGCAGCGGCTGCAGTACCTGGACCAAG GAATTTTGATGGATGATGCTACGCTGAAGTTCCACGACGTTATTCCTGGTGGAATTATTTCATTATGTATCTGGCACTATGATGGATGGACGGAACTGGTTTTGGCGGCTGTGGAAGGGGATTCCAGTAAG CTGGCTTGCCTCGGCGTTGCCGAAGACACTTTCTACCGAACTGCAAATTCGGGGCGTTTTGACGACAGGCAGTGGAAGAAGTGGATTTCCCAGAGAGCGTTCGTGGCCTTGTATGTTGCCTCACACAGGGGTCACTCAGAGGCTGTGCAGTACCTTCTAGAACACG GTGCCAACtgtcagggaagatcccccgtGGGCAGGACGCCCCTGCatgtggctgcagccatgagcCGGCTGGACTGTATCAGCCTCCTGCTCAACTATGGGGCCTCCATCAACGACAAGGATGCCAAGGGGGAGACGCCTATGTCCGTCGCCCGCCGTCTGAACCGTACCCAGAGCGAGCGACGGATGTTCCTCTTCTACTGGCTGGTGAAGATGGGGACTAAGGACCCGCTGGACCCTGTGGTGAACAAGGCTTTTCAGAGAGTCAAGTCCGGGTTCGGCACCAAGGACAGCAAAGCGTAG